One region of Malania oleifera isolate guangnan ecotype guangnan chromosome 6, ASM2987363v1, whole genome shotgun sequence genomic DNA includes:
- the LOC131158608 gene encoding pathogenesis-related protein PR-1-like, whose protein sequence is MTPWHRSFVVFLIISCGHAAAQKQASYLSFPDQFLVPQNVARYAVGMRALVWDPQLARYAQSYANQRRWDCALKHSNGPYGENIFWGSGGGWTPAQAVAAWVSERRWYNYWDNSCAEEEDCGHYTQIVWNTTRRVGCARVNCFGGKGVFMTCNYDPPGNYIGEKPY, encoded by the coding sequence ATGACCCCGTGGCATCGTTCGTTTGTCGTTTTCCTCATCATTTCTTGCGGCCATGCCGCTGCGCAAAAACAAGCTAGCTACCTGAGCTTTCCTGACCAGTTCTTGGTTCCTCAAAACGTCGCTCGTTACGCAGTGGGAATGAGGGCGCTGGTGTGGGATCCGCAGCTGGCTCGTTACGCGCAGTCGTACGCGAACCAGAGGCGGTGGGACTGCGCGTTGAAGCACTCTAATGGGCCGTACGGGGAGAACATATTCTGGGGCAGCGGCGGCGGCTGGACGCCCGCACAAGCTGTGGCGGCGTGGGTTTCGGAGCGCCGGTGGTACAATTACTGGGACAATTCATGCGCGGAGGAGGAGGACTGCGGGCATTACACGCAGATTGTGTGGAACACTACGCGGAGAGTTGGGTGCGCCAGGGTGAATTGCTTCGGGGGTAAAGGGGTCTTCATGACCTGCAACTATGATCCTCCTGGGAACTACATTGGAGAAAAACCTTACTGA